The genomic region ATGCAGAAAAACTCAATCTTAAAGAAGGCGAGAAAGTACGAGTTACAAACCGTCGAGCTTCAGTGGTAGTTCCGGTTAAGGTGTCTAATAGAATAAAAGAAGGAGAGGGGCATATGGTTTTCCACTATCCAGAGGCTCCAGGCAATATTTTATTAAACGATCAACCACAAGATCCTTTCTGTAAGATACCACAGTTTAGAATGTGTACTGTAAGGATAGAAAAATACGATTAGTAAAAGTAAAGTAAAGAAGGGGGTTAAAGCCCCCTTCTTCTTTCCTAGACGGCTCCTCTCTATTGAAACTGCCAATTAATATCCACTTTTCTCAATATTTGAAATTTTAAAAATTCTATTTTGGAAAGAGGTCATTTAAAGTAAACTATGGTTAAAAAATTGAGGAGGTTATTATGAGGGTATGGGCAAAGATCAGTGTGTTAATTTTATTAGTTTTTTTGGCTGGTTGTACTTTGCCAGGTAAAGAACAACCAAAAACAACTCCCCCGACGGCACCAGAATCTTCTCCGCCAAAGCCTTATTATACTGGTACAGAATTTCCCAATATTGTTGTGCCTACCGGACTAATGGTGGACCAGGCTAAATCTATGATTGTTCGCACCCAAAACTATATTGGTGGTGTCTTGGTTTTAAAAGGTCGTATTAAAGGACGATCACTCGAATTGTTTTTTAAAAATCAGCTCAAAGCCCGTGGCTGGGAGCTTACCGGAAGCATTTTTTACCGTAGTATCCTTCTTACCTTCAAACGCCCAAACGGCTGTTGCATGATTTTGATTACGGAACAACCCTTCACTACAGAAGTTCAGATTTGGGCCAGTGAAACTTTAGAAAATGATATTAACCAATAAAAGAATTCTTTTAGGCGTAACCGGAGGGGTGGCGGCCTATAAAGCCGCCTCTCTTCTGCGCTCTCTACAAAAAAAGGGGGCAATTTGTCGCGTAGTGATGACGGAGGGTGCTGAGGCCTTTATTTCTCCGCTCACTTTTGAGGCCTTAAGTCAGGAAAAAGTTTTCACCCAGAAGGATTTTTTGAATCCCCAGGGAGGCTTTATCCCCCATACAGAACTTGCCCGTTTTGCCGAGGCCATCGTAGTAGCGCCGGCTACAGCTTCTTTCCTGGCCTCTCTGGCGGCAGGCGATGCCAAAAGCATCCTTGTAGCCACGATCTTGGCCTCAAAAGCCCCGGTTATTATCTGTCCGGCTATGAATGTAAACATGTGGGAACATCCCGCGGTTCAGGAAAATATTACTAGGCTTCGCCGTTGGGGATACGAAATATTGGCGCCCGATGAAGGGGCATTAGCTTGCGGAGATATTGGTCCGGGAAGGCTCCCTGACGAAGAAGTTATTACGGCTTATTTGGAACATCTGCTGGCTCCTAAAGACCTTGCGGGTAAGAAAATATTGATAACCGCAGGCCCCACGCGAGAACCAATAGACGCCGTGCGTTATCTCTCTAACCGTTCTTCCGGTAGGATGGGGCTTGCTCTGGCCAGAGCTGCCTGGTTAAGAGGAGGAGAGATAACAGTAGTCCATGGCCCCATAACGGTTCCCCTTCCGCCTTATCTGAAAGCTATTCCTGTAGAAACAGCTAAAGAAATGCTTGAGGCGGTTATGGATAGATTCCCTGAGACAGACATACTGGTAATGGCCGCAGCGGTAGCTGATTATCGCCCTAAAGAGATCTTCCCTGGCAAAATAAAAAAGTCGTCCCAAAATACTCTTATTGAACTTGAACCTACAGAAGACATTCTTTTAGCGGTAGCGCAGGTTAAGCGAGTTGACCAAATAGTTATCGGTTTTGCTGCTGAAGAAGGCGCTAAGCTCCTGGAAGAAGCCAGGCGCAAGCTTAAAGTCAAAAAGCTTGATTTAATCGTAGCCAATGATATCTCCCGCCCAGAAACAGGTTTTGAAATAGACACCAACGAAGTCTGGCTAATTTCTTCTACAGGCAAGGAAGAAAAGATTCCGTT from Thermodesulfatator indicus DSM 15286 harbors:
- the coaBC gene encoding bifunctional phosphopantothenoylcysteine decarboxylase/phosphopantothenate--cysteine ligase CoaBC, translating into MILTNKRILLGVTGGVAAYKAASLLRSLQKKGAICRVVMTEGAEAFISPLTFEALSQEKVFTQKDFLNPQGGFIPHTELARFAEAIVVAPATASFLASLAAGDAKSILVATILASKAPVIICPAMNVNMWEHPAVQENITRLRRWGYEILAPDEGALACGDIGPGRLPDEEVITAYLEHLLAPKDLAGKKILITAGPTREPIDAVRYLSNRSSGRMGLALARAAWLRGGEITVVHGPITVPLPPYLKAIPVETAKEMLEAVMDRFPETDILVMAAAVADYRPKEIFPGKIKKSSQNTLIELEPTEDILLAVAQVKRVDQIVIGFAAEEGAKLLEEARRKLKVKKLDLIVANDISRPETGFEIDTNEVWLISSTGKEEKIPLAPKDQVAWQIWDCIVELLGG